One Desulfosoma sp. genomic window carries:
- a CDS encoding PG0541 family transporter-associated protein codes for MDMYWIFYDASYDEDVTETLEHCCVTGFTKWDRVLGKGPHAEPKMDNAVWPGYNGAAVVIVPDEQSRRLRAALLELRKKLGGRGMEIFVTSAQRLTDEA; via the coding sequence ATGGACATGTATTGGATTTTTTACGACGCCTCCTATGATGAGGATGTGACGGAAACCCTGGAGCATTGTTGCGTGACGGGGTTTACCAAATGGGATCGAGTGTTGGGCAAAGGTCCTCACGCGGAGCCCAAGATGGATAATGCGGTGTGGCCTGGGTACAACGGTGCCGCGGTGGTGATCGTTCCGGACGAGCAAAGTCGTCGTTTGAGGGCGGCTCTGCTGGAATTGCGGAAAAAGCTTGGAGGACGAGGGATGGAGATTTTTGTGACTTCGGCACAACGTCTTACCGATGAGGCATAA
- a CDS encoding TRAP transporter large permease subunit, whose product MIYAIALEWGSSDRFGNMAFFSFLTLHFLGVPIAVALKRVTILSLGHFQLGIPVVSSNFYAGIAKYPLLAVPFFILAGMILEHCCVS is encoded by the coding sequence GTGATCTACGCCATCGCTTTGGAATGGGGTTCCTCTGATAGATTCGGCAATATGGCTTTTTTCTCTTTCCTGACGCTGCATTTTCTGGGAGTTCCCATTGCAGTGGCTCTGAAAAGAGTGACTATCCTGAGCCTTGGACATTTCCAGCTGGGTATTCCGGTGGTTTCTTCCAATTTCTATGCGGGCATCGCCAAGTATCCCCTTTTGGCTGTTCCCTTTTTCATTTTGGCCGGCATGATTTTAGAGCATTGCTGTGTCTCCTGA
- a CDS encoding TRAP transporter small permease subunit, with protein MIVWLRDHFEEAACALFLLVMAIIAFVNVVLRYSTNYSFAFISEVEVSALVYLTVFGAAAAFRKGLHLGLHFIFVRFPRFLRHAVLVLSMTLVFIVFGNLTYYCILQIREEAVLSITSYAMQVPRWIYTLAVSIGGVFIMLGALERTRVLWRDEG; from the coding sequence ATGATTGTCTGGCTTCGCGATCATTTTGAGGAAGCCGCCTGTGCGCTATTCCTGCTGGTGATGGCCATAATCGCTTTTGTCAATGTGGTTCTTCGCTACAGCACCAATTACTCCTTTGCCTTTATCTCAGAAGTGGAAGTGAGCGCTCTGGTTTATCTGACCGTGTTTGGGGCCGCCGCTGCCTTTCGCAAAGGACTGCATCTTGGGCTTCATTTCATTTTCGTGCGCTTTCCTCGATTCCTGCGACATGCGGTGCTCGTCCTCTCCATGACCCTGGTTTTCATCGTCTTCGGCAATCTAACCTACTACTGCATTTTGCAGATTCGTGAGGAAGCCGTTCTGTCGATCACTTCCTATGCCATGCAGGTCCCTCGATGGATTTATACCTTGGCGGTTTCCATCGGCGGCGTGTTCATCATGCTAGGGGCTTTGGAACGCACTCGTGTCCTCTGGCGTGATGAAGGGTGA